A part of Desulfobacter sp. genomic DNA contains:
- a CDS encoding DnaJ domain-containing protein yields MDRKTAFGILGLPPQANSRQVKAAFRAEAKIWHPDRFAGDPEGARRAEARMKEINAAFMSLKPLLAEPAKQEPECNAAEAESHVRKRNPKTEPVKEFGVFSSFRTFFKKQPGRTREQAKVRSRKMKVDRKMKAAPKKQRDFKSVFNRVAPGLHGSACREGRAVRRPAMPYDNYRRYMALKKRMKSVQQRSQEGGIGRVEKISPVRRVDGLGE; encoded by the coding sequence ATGGACAGAAAAACCGCATTCGGCATACTGGGACTGCCTCCCCAGGCAAATTCAAGGCAGGTGAAGGCAGCTTTTCGTGCCGAGGCCAAGATCTGGCATCCTGACCGCTTTGCAGGAGACCCTGAAGGGGCCCGGCGGGCCGAGGCCAGGATGAAGGAGATCAACGCCGCCTTCATGAGCCTTAAGCCGTTGCTGGCTGAACCGGCAAAGCAGGAACCGGAGTGCAATGCGGCTGAAGCCGAATCCCACGTCCGGAAAAGGAATCCGAAAACTGAACCCGTTAAAGAATTCGGTGTTTTTTCATCTTTCCGTACCTTTTTTAAAAAACAGCCCGGGAGGACGAGGGAGCAGGCAAAAGTTCGTTCCCGAAAAATGAAAGTTGACCGAAAAATGAAGGCTGCCCCAAAAAAGCAAAGGGATTTCAAGTCGGTGTTCAATAGGGTGGCGCCGGGCCTTCATGGGAGTGCATGCCGTGAGGGCAGGGCGGTTCGGCGGCCGGCAATGCCCTATGACAATTACAGGCGTTACATGGCGTTGAAAAAGAGAATGAAATCAGTGCAGCAGCGATCCCAGGAAGGCGGCATCGGCAGGGTGGAAAAGATTTCGCCCGTCCGTCGGGTGGATGGCCTGGGAGAGTAG
- a CDS encoding YfcE family phosphodiesterase encodes MSRLLVFADIHGSLGAWLTVRALLSGDDSLAVAGDLFDTRYGNYGNPDFQPDEIRSDLRALNHSLHYVYGNCDAASFCPGYENEKIFEVFGKRIGIHHGHRAFSDSIGLDVLIQGHTHLCHLERQNGLILMNPGSITSPRNQLATYGMVDANGAALVELKSGKILAAIPFE; translated from the coding sequence ATGTCCAGGCTTCTGGTATTTGCAGATATCCACGGCAGCCTTGGAGCGTGGCTGACCGTCAGGGCCCTTCTTTCCGGGGATGACAGCCTGGCTGTGGCCGGAGATTTATTCGACACCAGGTATGGTAATTACGGAAATCCGGATTTTCAGCCGGACGAAATCCGCTCGGATCTGCGGGCCTTGAACCATTCCCTGCATTATGTATACGGAAACTGTGATGCGGCATCTTTTTGCCCGGGGTACGAAAACGAAAAAATATTTGAAGTATTTGGGAAAAGGATCGGCATCCACCACGGCCACAGGGCCTTTTCAGATTCCATTGGGCTTGATGTGCTGATCCAGGGACACACCCATTTATGCCACCTTGAACGGCAGAACGGACTCATCCTGATGAATCCCGGCAGCATCACTTCCCCCAGAAACCAACTGGCCACCTACGGTATGGTAGACGCAAATGGCGCCGCCCTTGTTGAATTGAAATCCGGAAAAATCCTGGCTGCCATTCCCTTTGAATAA
- a CDS encoding M48 family metallopeptidase yields MLLTDQTITAIILATLIGAYLMNLAADYLNIGNLTASLPQSFEDVFDKDRYKKSQAYLKAGTRLGLVSASADLLLLLAFWFLGGFGFLDDFIRGLELGPVLSGLLFIGILAALKSITALPFSIYSTFVIEERFGFNKTTPGLFILDMAKSILLSVILGAALLSAIFWFFMTAGDWAWLICWGVTCIFLLGIQYIVPTWIMPLFNKFSPLEDGPLKGAIFAYARSIDFSLTQIFVMDGSKRSAKSNAFFTGFGKNKRIVLYDTLIKEQETDELLAVLAHEMGHYKKKHIQRRLAFGIGQMGIIFYLLSLFLNHQGLFSAFFVDTPSVYAGLVFFSILFSPIDLVISIIMQAASRKDEYQADRFAARTTKNPGALISALKKLSAHNLSNLTPHPFFVFLNYSHPPVVERIAALSLMDKA; encoded by the coding sequence ATGCTGCTGACAGACCAAACCATCACTGCCATTATACTCGCCACCCTGATCGGTGCCTACCTGATGAATCTGGCAGCGGATTATCTGAACATCGGCAACTTAACCGCCTCACTCCCACAGTCCTTTGAAGATGTTTTTGACAAGGACCGGTACAAAAAATCACAAGCCTACCTGAAAGCCGGCACCCGGCTCGGGCTGGTGTCCGCCAGCGCAGACCTGTTACTGCTGCTGGCGTTCTGGTTTCTGGGCGGATTCGGTTTTCTGGATGACTTCATCCGGGGCCTGGAACTTGGCCCGGTACTGTCCGGGCTGCTTTTCATCGGCATTCTGGCAGCCCTGAAATCCATTACCGCCCTGCCCTTTTCAATTTACAGCACCTTTGTCATTGAAGAGCGTTTCGGGTTCAACAAGACAACACCCGGACTTTTTATACTGGATATGGCTAAATCAATACTGCTCTCCGTTATTCTGGGTGCAGCCCTGCTTTCGGCCATTTTCTGGTTTTTCATGACGGCTGGCGACTGGGCCTGGCTGATCTGCTGGGGCGTCACCTGCATCTTTCTGCTGGGAATCCAGTATATCGTGCCCACCTGGATCATGCCCCTGTTCAACAAGTTCAGCCCATTGGAGGACGGCCCTTTAAAAGGGGCCATATTCGCCTATGCCAGGTCCATTGACTTTTCCCTGACCCAGATTTTTGTCATGGACGGCTCCAAACGCAGCGCTAAATCCAATGCTTTTTTTACAGGATTCGGCAAAAATAAGCGGATTGTGCTCTACGATACCCTGATCAAAGAACAGGAGACAGACGAACTGCTGGCCGTATTGGCCCATGAAATGGGGCATTACAAAAAAAAGCATATTCAGCGGCGGTTGGCCTTTGGGATCGGCCAGATGGGTATCATCTTTTATCTGCTCTCCCTGTTTCTCAACCATCAGGGGCTGTTCAGCGCCTTTTTCGTGGACACGCCTTCGGTCTATGCCGGACTGGTATTTTTCAGTATTCTCTTTTCACCCATCGACCTCGTAATTTCCATTATCATGCAGGCCGCTTCACGGAAGGACGAATACCAGGCAGACCGATTTGCCGCCCGGACAACTAAAAATCCCGGTGCCCTGATATCCGCTCTGAAAAAGCTGAGTGCCCACAACCTGTCCAACCTCACCCCCCACCCCTTTTTCGTTTTTTTAAACTATTCCCATCCCCCGGTGGTGGAACGGATTGCCGCCCTCAGCCTGATGGACAAAGCCTAA
- a CDS encoding integration host factor subunit alpha, with product MALTKTIIAERIQDQLNLSRTETYEIMEEFLEIFKETIENGEDIMISGFGKFCVNEKKARKGRNPATDEEMVLPARRVVTFKCSGKLRDQINNA from the coding sequence ATGGCATTAACGAAAACCATCATTGCAGAAAGGATACAGGATCAACTCAACCTTTCAAGAACAGAGACCTATGAAATCATGGAAGAGTTCCTCGAAATCTTTAAAGAAACCATTGAAAACGGTGAAGACATCATGATCAGCGGTTTCGGAAAATTCTGCGTTAATGAAAAAAAGGCCAGAAAGGGCAGAAATCCTGCAACGGATGAAGAAATGGTCCTTCCGGCCAGACGTGTGGTCACCTTCAAATGCTCGGGCAAGCTCCGGGACCAAATCAATAACGCCTGA
- the purB gene encoding adenylosuccinate lyase codes for MTQVAAITPLDGRYARLTGELAEIFSESGLIRHRVKVEVEWLKFIINDLKLAGEQIPDLSALDTLVESFCEADALRVKEIERKTNHDVKAVEYLIKEKMDQAGLGEIREWVHFACTSEDINNTAYGLMLKQGKTIIAELLKGYVSDLEEKATAYKSVPMMSRTHGQPATPTTVGKELVNFAWRMNQEIDFLVNKKVQAKINGATGNYNAHLFAFPDIDWIGASERFISRHLDLEPILFTTQINPNSALSQVLHAMVRAAATMIDFDRDMWGYISLGYFKQRVKKGETGSSTMPHKVNPIDFENSEGNMGIAISMMEHLAVKLQKSRFQRDLSDSTVLRSLGSAFGYFAIGVKNAMKGLAKVDLNAEVMARDLADNQELLAEPFQTVMRVYGEENPYERLKDLTRGRKIGKAELTAFVDGLEKVPGPVKQRMETLSPDTYIGLAESLVDRYFQNK; via the coding sequence ATGACACAGGTTGCAGCAATTACTCCCCTTGACGGAAGATATGCCAGGTTGACAGGGGAACTGGCAGAGATATTCAGCGAATCCGGACTGATCCGCCACCGCGTAAAAGTGGAGGTGGAATGGCTCAAGTTTATTATCAATGACCTGAAACTTGCCGGTGAACAGATACCGGATCTTTCGGCCTTGGACACTCTGGTTGAGTCTTTCTGTGAGGCAGACGCCCTGAGGGTAAAGGAAATTGAGCGCAAGACCAACCACGATGTCAAAGCCGTGGAGTATCTGATCAAAGAGAAAATGGATCAGGCAGGACTTGGGGAAATCCGTGAATGGGTCCATTTTGCCTGCACCTCAGAGGATATCAACAACACCGCTTACGGCTTGATGCTCAAACAGGGCAAAACCATTATTGCGGAGCTGCTTAAGGGGTATGTCTCCGACCTGGAAGAGAAAGCAACAGCGTATAAATCAGTTCCAATGATGTCCAGGACCCACGGTCAGCCCGCCACCCCCACAACTGTGGGCAAGGAACTTGTTAATTTTGCCTGGCGGATGAACCAGGAAATTGATTTTCTGGTAAATAAAAAGGTCCAGGCCAAAATAAACGGGGCAACCGGAAATTATAATGCCCATCTCTTTGCCTTCCCTGATATTGACTGGATCGGTGCCTCGGAACGCTTCATTTCCCGGCACCTTGATCTTGAACCGATTCTTTTTACCACCCAAATCAACCCCAACAGCGCCCTGTCCCAGGTCCTCCATGCCATGGTCCGGGCTGCCGCAACCATGATTGACTTTGACCGGGATATGTGGGGGTATATCAGTTTAGGCTATTTTAAGCAGCGGGTGAAGAAGGGCGAAACCGGCTCTTCAACCATGCCCCACAAGGTAAACCCCATTGATTTTGAAAATAGCGAAGGCAATATGGGAATTGCCATCTCCATGATGGAGCACCTGGCGGTGAAACTCCAGAAATCCCGGTTCCAGAGGGATTTGAGCGATAGTACCGTGCTTCGGAGCCTGGGATCTGCTTTTGGATATTTTGCCATCGGGGTTAAAAATGCCATGAAGGGACTGGCCAAGGTGGACTTGAATGCCGAGGTGATGGCCCGGGATCTGGCTGACAACCAGGAACTGCTGGCAGAACCCTTCCAGACTGTAATGCGGGTTTACGGGGAGGAAAATCCCTACGAACGGTTAAAAGATCTGACCCGGGGCCGGAAAATTGGCAAGGCTGAGCTGACCGCCTTTGTGGATGGGCTTGAAAAAGTCCCAGGCCCGGTGAAGCAGAGGATGGAAACCCTCAGCCCGGATACCTATATTGGCCTTGCGGAATCACTTGTGGACAGGTATTTTCAAAATAAATAA
- a CDS encoding DUF3369 domain-containing protein, giving the protein MADMGLKSQKAVDGPLEFAGEDSQPCEESLRPEDIEGAWKILIVDDEKDVHDITRITLKGFTFEDREVAMISAYSGQEVKAIFDQEPDIAMVLLDVVMEEEDTGLKLVEYIREKMENKTVRIVLRTGQPGKAPEHAIISRYDINEYRTKPEFTAQRLFTSVTACLRAYKNLKAIERNQEGLEAIINSTALVFNQTSFRAFGSQVLAQLCRIFKCKEEAPFSSGFFIGMPTGKVLMIAGSGEFEGMDGTPIEAVLTTEALNEYVRISKTGGEVFVADTYIETFRTKEGVSSVLLLKNADRLSSEDRYLLRVYANNVSIGFDNITLAREIINTQKEVILILGEVVETRSQETAHHVTRVAEVCYLLAKKYGLDDDEAELLRLASPMHDVGKIGVPESILNKPGRLTRQEFEVMRDHARIGHEILNKSNRPIMKAAAITAYEHHEKWDGSGYPRGLKGEDIHIYGRIAAVADVFDALSHKRCYKEAWPVEKIVDTFKRDSGSHFDSKLVDLFLGHLDEFYEINRRFPE; this is encoded by the coding sequence ATGGCAGATATGGGGCTGAAATCTCAAAAGGCAGTTGACGGCCCCCTTGAATTTGCCGGAGAAGACTCCCAACCCTGCGAGGAGTCCCTGCGACCGGAAGATATCGAGGGTGCCTGGAAAATTCTGATTGTTGATGATGAAAAGGATGTGCACGACATCACCCGGATCACATTGAAGGGATTCACCTTTGAGGACCGGGAAGTCGCAATGATCAGTGCCTATTCCGGGCAGGAGGTCAAAGCCATCTTTGATCAGGAACCCGATATCGCCATGGTCCTTCTGGATGTGGTCATGGAGGAGGAGGATACCGGGCTTAAACTGGTGGAATACATCCGGGAAAAAATGGAGAACAAAACTGTCCGGATCGTGCTTAGGACCGGTCAGCCGGGAAAAGCCCCCGAGCATGCCATCATTTCCAGGTACGACATTAATGAATACCGCACCAAGCCAGAGTTTACCGCCCAGCGTCTTTTTACCAGCGTAACCGCCTGCCTGAGGGCCTATAAAAACCTCAAGGCCATTGAGCGGAACCAGGAAGGCTTGGAGGCCATTATTAATTCCACTGCCCTCGTATTTAATCAAACCTCTTTCAGGGCCTTTGGCAGCCAGGTCCTTGCACAGCTTTGCCGTATCTTTAAATGCAAGGAGGAGGCGCCATTTTCTTCAGGTTTTTTTATCGGTATGCCCACAGGCAAGGTGCTGATGATTGCCGGGAGCGGTGAGTTTGAGGGCATGGACGGCACTCCCATTGAGGCTGTTTTGACCACAGAGGCACTTAATGAATACGTCCGTATTTCCAAGACCGGGGGCGAGGTGTTTGTGGCCGATACATATATCGAGACCTTCCGCACCAAAGAAGGGGTTTCCAGTGTGCTGCTGCTTAAAAATGCGGACCGTCTTTCCTCCGAAGACAGGTATCTGCTCCGGGTTTATGCCAACAACGTATCCATTGGCTTCGACAATATCACTCTTGCCAGGGAAATCATAAATACCCAGAAAGAGGTGATCTTGATTCTGGGGGAAGTGGTGGAAACCCGCTCCCAGGAAACCGCCCACCATGTTACAAGAGTGGCTGAGGTCTGTTACCTGTTGGCCAAAAAATACGGATTGGATGATGATGAGGCCGAGTTGCTGCGGTTGGCCTCTCCCATGCACGATGTGGGAAAAATAGGTGTGCCGGAATCCATCCTGAATAAGCCCGGCAGGCTTACCCGTCAGGAATTTGAAGTGATGCGTGACCATGCTCGTATCGGCCATGAGATTCTGAACAAATCAAACCGGCCCATTATGAAGGCGGCGGCCATAACAGCCTATGAACACCATGAAAAATGGGACGGTTCGGGATATCCCAGGGGGCTGAAAGGTGAAGACATCCATATTTACGGTCGTATTGCAGCTGTGGCAGATGTTTTCGACGCCCTGAGTCATAAACGGTGCTATAAGGAGGCATGGCCGGTGGAAAAGATCGTGGATACATTTAAGCGGGATTCAGGCAGCCATTTTGATTCCAAGCTTGTTGACCTCTTTTTAGGCCATCTTGACGAGTTTTACGAGATAAACCGCAGGTTTCCCGAGTAG